From a region of the Streptomyces venezuelae genome:
- a CDS encoding helicase HerA-like domain-containing protein has product MSESTDPALPEDRTAPAGPAAEIAAGYAFTGPALDLGALLWDGACLPDRQIRIPLAMLNRHGLVAGATGTGKTKTLQLIAEQLSANGVPVFLADIKGDVSGITAPGTPGERIDERARDVAQIWEPTGYPGEFYSLGGIGPGIPLRSTVTSFGPVLMSKVLQLNQTQEQSLGLIFHYADTKGLELIDLKDLRAVVAFLVSDQGKPELKGIGGLSTVTAGVILRALTAFEQQGASEFFGEPEFDTSEFLRTAADGRGLVSVLELPAVQDKPQLFSTFLMWLLADLYNDLPEVGDLDKPKLVFFFDEAHLLFSGASKAFLASITQTVRLIRSKGVGVFFVTQTPKDVPADVLAQLGNRVQHALRAFTPDDAKALKATVKTFPRSAYDLEELLTGLGTGEAVITVLSENGAPTPVAATRLRAPQSLMGPVAAADLERAVKSSLLWSRYAEPVDRESAYEKISAEQAAAEAQAEAAAAAAEAEKEAKAAEKEAARAARSAPKPDPSLAEQVVGSGLFRSLARSIGTQLGREISRSIFGTARRRR; this is encoded by the coding sequence ATGAGCGAGAGCACCGACCCCGCCCTTCCGGAGGACCGGACGGCCCCGGCCGGCCCGGCCGCGGAGATCGCCGCCGGGTACGCCTTCACCGGGCCCGCGCTCGACCTCGGCGCCCTGCTGTGGGACGGCGCGTGCCTGCCCGACCGTCAGATCCGCATCCCGCTGGCGATGCTCAACCGGCACGGTCTGGTCGCCGGCGCCACCGGCACCGGCAAGACCAAGACGCTCCAGCTCATCGCCGAACAGCTGTCGGCGAACGGGGTCCCCGTCTTCCTCGCGGACATCAAGGGCGACGTCTCGGGGATCACCGCACCCGGCACGCCCGGCGAGCGGATCGACGAGCGGGCCCGGGACGTCGCCCAGATCTGGGAGCCCACCGGATACCCGGGCGAGTTCTACTCGCTGGGCGGGATCGGTCCCGGGATCCCGCTGCGGTCCACGGTCACCAGCTTCGGCCCGGTGCTGATGTCGAAGGTGCTCCAGCTCAACCAGACGCAGGAGCAGTCCCTCGGCCTGATCTTCCACTACGCCGACACCAAGGGCCTGGAGCTGATCGACCTCAAGGACCTGCGCGCGGTCGTCGCCTTCCTCGTCTCCGACCAGGGCAAACCCGAACTCAAGGGGATCGGCGGACTGTCCACGGTGACGGCCGGGGTGATCCTGCGGGCGCTCACCGCCTTCGAGCAGCAGGGCGCCTCGGAGTTCTTCGGCGAGCCCGAGTTCGACACGAGCGAGTTCCTGCGGACGGCCGCCGACGGGCGCGGACTGGTCTCCGTACTGGAACTCCCGGCGGTCCAGGACAAGCCGCAGCTCTTCTCCACCTTCCTGATGTGGCTGCTCGCCGACCTCTACAACGACCTGCCGGAGGTCGGCGACCTGGACAAGCCCAAGCTCGTCTTCTTCTTCGACGAGGCGCACCTGCTCTTCAGCGGGGCCTCGAAGGCCTTCCTCGCGTCGATCACCCAGACGGTCCGGCTCATCCGTTCCAAGGGCGTCGGCGTCTTCTTCGTCACCCAGACCCCCAAGGACGTGCCGGCGGACGTCCTCGCCCAGCTCGGCAACCGGGTGCAGCACGCGCTGCGCGCCTTCACCCCCGACGACGCCAAGGCGCTGAAGGCGACCGTGAAGACCTTCCCCCGCTCCGCCTACGACCTGGAGGAGCTGCTCACCGGGCTGGGCACCGGCGAGGCGGTGATCACCGTGCTCAGCGAGAACGGTGCCCCGACCCCGGTCGCGGCGACCCGGCTGCGCGCCCCGCAGTCGCTGATGGGACCCGTCGCGGCGGCCGACCTGGAGCGGGCCGTGAAGTCCTCGCTGCTCTGGTCGCGCTACGCGGAGCCGGTCGACCGCGAGTCGGCGTACGAGAAGATCAGCGCCGAGCAGGCCGCCGCGGAGGCGCAGGCGGAGGCCGCGGCGGCCGCCGCCGAGGCCGAGAAGGAGGCGAAGGCGGCGGAGAAGGAGGCCGCACGGGCCGCGCGCAGCGCCCCGAAGCCGGATCCCTCGCTGGCCGAGCAGGTGGTGGGGAGCGGGCTGTTCCGATCGCTGGCCCGGTCGATCGGGACCCAGTTGGGCCGGGAGATCTCGCGCTCGATCTTCGGGACGGCGCGCAGGCGCCGGTGA
- a CDS encoding RNA polymerase sigma factor SigF: MPPQQDPQVPPQPEPPREQRQESLQEPRQEPPEEPPVAPRPPSRGADTRALTQVLFGQLKGLEPGTSEHSRVRGALIEANLPLVRYAAARFRSRNEPMEDVVQVGTIGLINAIDRFDPDRGVQFPTFAMPTVVGEIKRYFRDNVRTVHVPRRLHELWVQVNAATEDLTTLHGRTPTTAEIAERLRITEDEVLSCIEAGRSYHATSLEAAQEGDGMPGLLDRLGYEDPELAGVEHRDLVRHLLVQLPEREQRILLLRYYNNLTQSQISVELGVSQMHVSRLLARSFARLRSANRIEA, encoded by the coding sequence GTGCCACCCCAGCAGGACCCCCAGGTGCCGCCCCAGCCGGAGCCCCCGCGGGAACAGCGCCAGGAGTCCCTGCAGGAGCCCCGCCAGGAGCCGCCGGAGGAGCCCCCGGTCGCCCCGAGACCCCCGAGCAGGGGTGCGGACACCCGGGCGCTCACCCAGGTCCTCTTCGGCCAGCTGAAGGGCCTGGAGCCGGGCACCAGCGAGCACAGCCGGGTGCGCGGGGCCCTCATCGAGGCCAACCTCCCGCTCGTGCGGTACGCGGCCGCCCGCTTCCGCAGCCGCAACGAGCCGATGGAGGACGTGGTCCAGGTCGGCACCATCGGCCTGATCAACGCCATCGACCGGTTCGACCCGGACCGCGGCGTGCAGTTCCCGACCTTCGCGATGCCGACCGTCGTGGGCGAGATCAAGCGGTACTTCCGCGACAACGTCCGCACGGTCCACGTACCGCGACGCCTCCACGAGCTCTGGGTCCAGGTCAACGCCGCCACCGAGGACCTCACGACCCTCCACGGCCGCACCCCCACCACCGCCGAGATCGCCGAGCGGCTGCGCATCACCGAGGACGAGGTGCTGTCCTGCATCGAGGCCGGGCGCAGCTACCACGCCACCTCCCTGGAGGCCGCGCAGGAGGGCGACGGCATGCCCGGGCTGCTGGACCGCCTCGGCTACGAGGACCCGGAGCTGGCCGGGGTCGAGCACCGCGACCTCGTCCGCCACCTCCTCGTACAGCTGCCCGAGCGTGAGCAAAGGATCCTGCTCCTGCGGTACTACAACAATCTGACGCAGTCACAGATCAGCGTGGAGCTCGGCGTCTCCCAGATGCACGTCTCCCGACTCCTCGCCCGGAGCTTCGCCCGACTGAGATCCGCAAACAGGATCGAGGCGTAA
- the tadA gene encoding tRNA adenosine(34) deaminase TadA, producing the protein MRLALQEAARAVPAGDVPVGAVVLGPDGRILATGYNEREATGDPTAHAEVVALRRAAAELGEWRLPGCTLVVTLEPCVMCAGALVQSRVARVVYGADDEKAGAAGSLWDLVRDRRLNHRPEVVRGVLADECARQLTEFFREL; encoded by the coding sequence ATGCGCCTGGCGCTCCAGGAGGCCGCCCGGGCGGTGCCGGCCGGCGACGTGCCGGTCGGCGCCGTCGTGCTGGGCCCGGACGGGCGGATCCTCGCCACCGGCTACAACGAACGCGAGGCGACCGGCGACCCCACCGCGCACGCCGAGGTCGTCGCACTGCGCCGGGCGGCCGCCGAGCTCGGGGAATGGCGCCTTCCGGGGTGCACCCTCGTGGTGACCCTGGAGCCGTGCGTCATGTGCGCGGGCGCGCTCGTGCAGTCGCGCGTCGCCCGGGTCGTCTACGGCGCGGACGACGAGAAGGCGGGCGCCGCCGGGTCGCTGTGGGACCTCGTACGGGACCGCAGGCTCAACCACCGGCCCGAGGTGGTCCGCGGGGTCCTGGCCGACGAGTGCGCGCGGCAGCTGACGGAGTTCTTCCGCGAACTCTGA
- a CDS encoding MarR family winged helix-turn-helix transcriptional regulator, which translates to MGDPVTVQTAPTVQSAPPTPPTAAAPYAELARQLTGIGAVTRELARSLPPDCPPGAAAVLTLLDRHGEMRLSRLTEFMGVDISVTSRHVTHIADRGWIERETDPGDGRCRILRLTPAGRALLSELGARCTASLEGALHDWSPQDVHVLNTLLARLRSSF; encoded by the coding sequence ATGGGGGACCCGGTGACCGTGCAGACCGCTCCGACCGTGCAGAGCGCACCGCCCACACCGCCCACCGCGGCGGCCCCGTACGCGGAGCTGGCCCGCCAGCTCACCGGAATCGGTGCGGTCACGCGCGAGCTCGCCCGCAGCCTGCCCCCGGACTGCCCGCCCGGCGCCGCCGCCGTCCTCACCCTGCTCGACCGGCACGGGGAGATGCGGCTGAGCCGGCTGACCGAGTTCATGGGGGTCGACATCTCCGTGACCAGCCGGCACGTCACGCACATCGCCGACCGCGGCTGGATCGAGCGCGAGACCGACCCGGGCGACGGGCGCTGCCGGATCCTGCGGCTCACCCCGGCCGGGCGGGCGCTCCTCTCCGAGCTCGGCGCCCGCTGCACGGCCTCGCTGGAGGGAGCCCTCCACGACTGGTCCCCCCAGGACGTCCACGTACTCAACACCCTGCTGGCCCGACTCCGATCGAGCTTCTAG
- a CDS encoding cupin domain-containing protein, with protein MTEIATRAATAEAIYDGPGSLITLLTDTAELTCNTATFDEGAAGAPVHFHTKATEFFHVTAGRLDVLVDDEIHTLDAGDFIAVPPGVKHAFAPAAGHTAAVFVGFTPGMGRFDYYRLLGRVNAGEATVQDIKDSSATYDNHYAESAVWSGRRRSAEP; from the coding sequence ATGACAGAGATCGCGACCCGCGCCGCCACTGCCGAAGCCATCTACGACGGCCCCGGCAGCCTCATCACCCTGCTCACCGACACCGCCGAGCTCACCTGCAACACCGCCACCTTCGACGAGGGCGCGGCGGGCGCCCCGGTGCACTTCCACACCAAGGCCACCGAGTTCTTCCACGTCACCGCGGGCCGGCTCGACGTCCTGGTCGACGACGAGATCCACACCCTGGACGCCGGCGACTTCATCGCGGTCCCGCCGGGCGTCAAGCACGCCTTCGCCCCCGCCGCCGGCCACACCGCCGCCGTCTTCGTCGGCTTCACCCCCGGCATGGGCCGCTTCGACTACTACCGGCTCCTGGGCCGGGTCAACGCGGGCGAGGCCACCGTGCAGGACATCAAGGACAGCTCGGCGACCTACGACAACCACTACGCGGAGAGCGCCGTCTGGAGCGGCCGCCGCCGCAGCGCTGAGCCGTAG
- a CDS encoding RNA polymerase sigma factor SigF, whose amino-acid sequence MSVDQGSSKVLTLVKSAPAPTAPAASDRSEAIDTRTLSRSLFQRLAALDADSPERAYVRDTLIELNLPLVRYAAARFRSRNEPMEDIVQVGTIGLIKAIDRFDCERGVEFPTFAMPTVVGEIKRFFRDTSWSVRVPRRLQELRLALTKASDELAQKLDRSPTVPELAAVLGVSEEDVVDGLAVGNAYTASSLDSPSPEDEGGEGSLADRLGYEDTALEGVEYRESLKPLLAKLPPRERQIIMLRFFANMTQSQIGEEVGISQMHVSRLLTRTLAQLRVGLIGE is encoded by the coding sequence ATGTCCGTAGACCAGGGCAGCTCCAAGGTGCTCACGCTCGTCAAGAGCGCGCCGGCGCCCACAGCACCTGCAGCGTCCGACCGCTCGGAAGCCATCGACACCCGCACCCTCTCCCGCTCCCTCTTCCAGCGGCTCGCCGCCCTGGACGCGGACAGCCCCGAACGGGCGTACGTACGCGACACCCTGATCGAGCTGAACCTGCCCCTCGTGCGCTACGCGGCCGCCCGCTTCCGCAGCCGCAACGAGCCGATGGAGGACATCGTCCAGGTCGGCACCATCGGCCTGATCAAGGCGATCGACCGCTTCGACTGTGAACGCGGCGTCGAATTCCCGACGTTCGCGATGCCGACGGTCGTGGGCGAGATCAAGCGGTTCTTCCGGGACACCTCCTGGTCCGTGCGCGTCCCGCGCCGGCTCCAGGAACTGCGCCTGGCGCTGACCAAGGCCAGCGACGAGCTCGCCCAGAAGCTGGACCGCTCGCCGACCGTGCCCGAGCTCGCCGCCGTGCTCGGGGTCTCGGAGGAGGACGTCGTCGACGGCCTCGCCGTCGGCAACGCCTACACCGCCTCCTCGCTCGACTCGCCCTCCCCCGAGGACGAGGGCGGCGAGGGCTCCCTCGCGGACCGCCTCGGCTACGAGGACACCGCACTGGAGGGCGTCGAGTACCGCGAGTCCCTGAAGCCGCTGCTGGCCAAACTCCCGCCCCGGGAACGGCAGATCATCATGCTGCGCTTCTTCGCGAACATGACGCAGTCGCAGATCGGCGAGGAGGTCGGCATCTCCCAGATGCACGTCTCCCGGCTGCTGACCCGCACCCTCGCGCAACTGCGCGTAGGCCTCATCGGGGAGTGA
- a CDS encoding HhH-GPD-type base excision DNA repair protein: MDKDITIRLAQQPEADALLGRSPLAALVGMLLDQQVPMEWAFSGPWTIAQRLGSDDLDAHTVAAYDPEAFAALLSEKPAVHRYPGSMATRIQQLCAYLVEHYDGDAEAVWADAATGQELLKRLKALPGFGEQKAQIFLALLGKRFGVRPTGWREAAGGYGQANVYRSAADITGPESLAKVRAHKQEMKAAAKAAKAAGGS; encoded by the coding sequence ATGGACAAGGACATCACCATCCGGCTGGCACAGCAGCCGGAGGCCGACGCGCTGCTCGGCCGGAGCCCGCTCGCCGCACTCGTCGGAATGCTGCTGGACCAGCAGGTGCCGATGGAGTGGGCGTTCTCGGGGCCCTGGACGATCGCCCAGCGGCTGGGCTCCGACGATCTCGACGCCCACACCGTCGCCGCGTACGACCCGGAGGCCTTCGCGGCCCTGCTCTCGGAGAAGCCCGCCGTCCACCGGTACCCGGGGTCGATGGCGACGCGGATCCAGCAGCTGTGCGCCTACCTGGTCGAGCACTACGACGGGGACGCGGAGGCGGTCTGGGCCGACGCCGCGACGGGCCAGGAGCTGCTGAAGCGCCTCAAGGCGCTGCCGGGCTTCGGGGAGCAGAAGGCCCAGATCTTCCTCGCCCTGCTGGGCAAGCGGTTCGGCGTGCGCCCGACGGGCTGGCGGGAGGCCGCCGGCGGGTACGGCCAGGCGAACGTCTACCGTTCGGCGGCCGACATCACGGGCCCGGAGTCCCTGGCCAAGGTGCGGGCGCACAAACAGGAGATGAAGGCCGCCGCGAAGGCCGCCAAGGCCGCGGGCGGCTCCTGA
- a CDS encoding LytR C-terminal domain-containing protein, whose amino-acid sequence MSMLTPPGMGGKYRVTGAAYPRMSRKRSRTRIVLAVLGSILALALVGYGALQLIDVFRGDSPKRNTAAGAKDCPTTPPGTAAKGGPDAASTASAAAKPAVVLPPPGDIAVNVYNATPRAGLAKAVGDELAKRGFVIGKVGNAPADFDKKVPGTGILLGAPTTDKAVFAVLGTQLAGTTQQTDTRETADVDLILGDAFKELSTKEDADKALALLANPAPAPKKC is encoded by the coding sequence ATGAGCATGCTCACTCCCCCCGGCATGGGCGGAAAGTACCGCGTCACGGGAGCCGCCTACCCCCGTATGAGTCGTAAGCGGAGCCGTACCCGGATCGTCCTCGCCGTGCTCGGCTCGATCCTTGCGCTGGCCCTGGTCGGCTACGGGGCCCTGCAGCTCATCGACGTGTTCCGGGGCGACAGCCCCAAGCGGAACACGGCTGCGGGTGCCAAGGACTGCCCGACGACGCCTCCCGGTACCGCCGCCAAGGGCGGCCCCGACGCCGCCTCCACCGCCTCGGCCGCCGCCAAACCGGCGGTCGTGCTCCCCCCGCCCGGGGACATCGCGGTCAACGTCTACAACGCGACCCCGCGTGCGGGCCTGGCCAAGGCCGTCGGTGACGAACTGGCCAAACGCGGCTTCGTCATCGGCAAGGTGGGCAACGCCCCGGCCGACTTCGACAAGAAGGTCCCCGGCACGGGAATACTGCTGGGCGCCCCCACCACCGACAAGGCGGTCTTCGCCGTACTCGGCACGCAGCTCGCCGGAACCACCCAGCAGACCGACACCCGCGAGACCGCGGACGTCGACCTGATCCTGGGCGACGCCTTCAAGGAGCTGAGCACGAAGGAGGACGCGGACAAGGCGCTGGCCCTCCTGGCCAACCCCGCGCCCGCGCCCAAGAAGTGCTGA
- a CDS encoding TetR/AcrR family transcriptional regulator gives MVTAADAGETRTSVWLAARPAAPARRRSEAASGLDRERITAATVRLLDADGLARFSMRRLAAGLGVTAMSLYWYVDTKQDLLELALDSALGELRLPPETAATTAGSKAASTAGSTRAPAAASAGESAGASAEAGWPGRLRVLARGYRRVLADHPWVAPLTAAFPNIGPHARAFDAALQRLLDATGLVGAARTGAHLAVSQFLHGCGGTVRRAPEGDFCLALDVVIAGIEAKARGDRG, from the coding sequence ATGGTGACCGCGGCCGATGCCGGCGAGACCCGCACCAGTGTGTGGCTGGCCGCCAGGCCCGCCGCACCCGCCAGACGCCGCAGTGAGGCAGCCTCGGGGCTGGACCGGGAGCGGATCACCGCCGCCACCGTGCGGCTGCTCGACGCCGACGGGCTGGCCCGGTTCTCGATGCGGCGGCTGGCGGCCGGGCTCGGGGTCACCGCGATGTCCCTGTACTGGTACGTGGACACCAAGCAGGACCTGCTCGAACTCGCCCTCGACAGCGCCCTGGGCGAGCTGCGACTGCCACCCGAGACGGCGGCGACCACGGCGGGGAGTAAGGCGGCGAGCACGGCGGGGAGCACCAGGGCGCCCGCGGCGGCGAGCGCCGGGGAGAGCGCCGGGGCGAGCGCCGAAGCGGGCTGGCCCGGGCGGCTGCGGGTGCTGGCCCGCGGCTACCGGCGGGTGCTGGCGGACCACCCGTGGGTCGCTCCGCTCACGGCCGCGTTCCCGAACATCGGCCCGCACGCGCGGGCCTTCGACGCCGCCCTCCAGCGGCTGCTGGACGCCACCGGCCTGGTGGGCGCCGCACGCACCGGCGCCCACCTGGCCGTCTCGCAGTTCCTGCACGGCTGCGGCGGGACGGTCCGGCGGGCGCCGGAGGGCGACTTCTGCCTCGCGCTCGACGTCGTGATCGCGGGCATCGAGGCCAAGGCGCGGGGAGACCGGGGCTGA
- the opcA gene encoding glucose-6-phosphate dehydrogenase assembly protein OpcA translates to MRTELTDTTSSKVNRALLEARRAIGSPTMGLVLTLVLATDEENAYDAVRAASEASREHPCRIIAVIRRTSRGPHKLRADRVDAELRVGTDAGTGEIVLLRLHGALTEHAGPVVLPLLLPDAPVVAWWPADAPTDLARDPLGALAQRRITDAAAAFDPVGVLDERAVGYQPGDTDLAWTRLTPWRSLLAAALDQKPLPVTGAAVESEPDNASAELLARWLEDRLGVPVDRVASEGPVITGVSLRTAGGEIRVDRPAGVLATLSLPGSPDRKVALKIRSGAELIAEELRRLDADVVYGSALRRRPLQTALSA, encoded by the coding sequence ATGCGGACCGAACTCACCGACACCACGTCCAGCAAGGTCAACCGGGCCCTGCTCGAAGCCCGCCGTGCGATAGGCAGCCCGACCATGGGGCTGGTGCTGACCCTTGTCCTCGCCACCGACGAGGAGAACGCCTACGACGCCGTACGCGCGGCCTCCGAGGCCTCGCGTGAACACCCCTGCCGCATCATCGCGGTGATCAGGCGGACCTCGCGCGGTCCGCACAAGCTCCGCGCGGACCGCGTGGACGCCGAACTGCGGGTCGGCACCGACGCCGGGACCGGCGAGATCGTGCTGCTGCGCCTGCACGGTGCGCTGACCGAACACGCCGGTCCGGTCGTCCTGCCGCTGCTCCTGCCCGACGCGCCCGTGGTGGCCTGGTGGCCGGCCGACGCGCCCACCGACCTGGCGCGGGATCCGCTGGGCGCCCTCGCCCAGCGCCGGATCACGGACGCGGCCGCCGCCTTCGACCCGGTCGGTGTGCTCGACGAGCGCGCCGTCGGCTACCAGCCCGGCGATACCGACCTGGCCTGGACCCGCCTGACGCCGTGGCGCTCGCTGCTGGCGGCGGCCCTGGACCAGAAGCCGCTGCCGGTGACCGGCGCGGCGGTGGAGAGCGAACCCGACAACGCGAGCGCGGAGCTGCTGGCGCGCTGGCTGGAGGACCGGCTGGGGGTGCCGGTGGACCGGGTGGCGAGCGAGGGCCCGGTGATCACCGGGGTCAGCCTGCGGACCGCGGGCGGGGAGATCCGGGTGGACCGGCCCGCGGGTGTGCTGGCCACCTTGAGCCTGCCGGGGAGCCCGGACCGCAAGGTGGCCCTGAAGATCCGCAGCGGCGCCGAACTGATCGCGGAGGAACTGCGCCGCCTCGACGCGGACGTGGTCTACGGCTCAGCGCTGCGGCGGCGGCCGCTCCAGACGGCGCTCTCCGCGTAG
- a CDS encoding type II toxin-antitoxin system VapB family antitoxin, protein MIFKRIGSGRPYPDHGRETTRQWADVAPRPVRLDQLVTTKGQLDLETLLAEDSTFYGDLFAHVVKWRGDLYLEDGLHRAVRAALQQRQVLHARVLEMD, encoded by the coding sequence GTGATCTTCAAGCGCATCGGAAGCGGACGGCCGTACCCCGACCACGGCAGGGAAACCACCCGGCAGTGGGCGGACGTCGCGCCGCGTCCGGTCCGGCTCGACCAGCTCGTGACGACCAAGGGCCAGCTGGACCTCGAAACGCTGCTCGCCGAGGACTCCACCTTCTACGGCGACCTCTTCGCGCACGTCGTGAAGTGGCGGGGCGACCTCTACCTGGAGGACGGGCTGCACCGTGCCGTGCGCGCCGCCCTCCAGCAGCGCCAGGTGCTGCACGCGCGCGTCCTCGAAATGGACTGA
- a CDS encoding universal stress protein, with protein sequence MSNTPVIAAVDGSEHSLRALEWARKEAVRHDCGLLVAHVLPDHAQLYAGRRASLHDASEPGEIPDPVRPWVASVLGAGGSELPEGVAYEALEGSVPEALRVIGSEARMLVMGSRGRGGFASLLLGSSSRAVASSAACPVVVVPHAERGAAAEADAAADTDAGAGQSAGRVVLGLHAAETPDDVLTFAFTEAAVRGTTVQVVSAYAIPPSPTLVIDSPFAVIPPEGLADEGDGVPAEREMLRSQTERLAPLRERFPDVPVEQAAVPGDPAGRLVIASRAAALVVVGRHHPRRTAMSLAIGSVAHAVLHHAHGPVAVVPTLKDDV encoded by the coding sequence ATGAGCAACACACCGGTGATCGCGGCCGTCGACGGTTCGGAACACAGCCTGCGGGCTCTGGAGTGGGCCCGGAAGGAAGCCGTCCGCCACGACTGCGGGCTGCTGGTCGCCCATGTGCTGCCCGACCACGCCCAGTTGTACGCCGGGCGCCGGGCCTCCCTGCACGACGCCTCCGAACCGGGGGAGATCCCGGACCCCGTGCGCCCCTGGGTCGCGTCCGTCCTCGGCGCCGGCGGCTCCGAGCTGCCCGAGGGGGTCGCGTACGAGGCCCTGGAGGGCTCCGTGCCCGAGGCCCTGCGGGTGATCGGCTCGGAGGCCCGGATGCTGGTGATGGGCTCCCGCGGCCGCGGCGGCTTCGCCAGCCTGCTGCTCGGCTCCAGCAGCCGGGCCGTGGCCAGCTCGGCCGCCTGCCCGGTCGTCGTGGTCCCGCACGCGGAGCGCGGCGCCGCAGCCGAAGCGGACGCCGCGGCCGACACCGACGCCGGCGCCGGGCAGTCGGCCGGGCGGGTGGTGCTCGGGCTGCACGCCGCCGAGACGCCCGACGACGTACTGACCTTCGCGTTCACCGAGGCCGCCGTGCGGGGGACCACCGTCCAGGTGGTCTCCGCGTACGCCATCCCGCCCTCGCCGACCCTGGTGATCGACAGCCCCTTCGCGGTGATCCCGCCGGAGGGGCTGGCCGACGAGGGGGACGGGGTACCGGCCGAGCGGGAGATGCTGCGGTCCCAGACGGAGCGGCTGGCACCGCTGCGGGAGCGGTTTCCGGACGTCCCGGTCGAGCAGGCCGCGGTACCCGGGGACCCGGCGGGCCGGCTGGTCATCGCCTCCCGGGCGGCGGCACTGGTCGTGGTCGGCCGCCACCACCCCCGGCGCACCGCCATGTCGCTGGCGATCGGCTCGGTCGCCCACGCGGTGCTCCACCACGCGCACGGACCGGTGGCCGTGGTCCCGACCCTGAAGGACGACGTCTGA
- the upp gene encoding uracil phosphoribosyltransferase, producing the protein MRLQVVDHPLVAHKLTTLRDKRTDSATFRRLADELVTLLAYEATRDVRTEQADIETPVAPTTGVKLSSPRPLIVPILRAGLGMLDGMVRLLPTAEVGFMGMVRNEETLEASTYATRMPEDLSGRQVYVVDPMLATGGTLVAAIQELIKRGADDVTAVVLLAAPEGVEIMERELAGTPVTVVTAAVDERLNEHGYIVPGLGDAGDRMYGSAE; encoded by the coding sequence GTGCGTTTGCAGGTCGTCGATCACCCCTTGGTGGCGCACAAACTCACCACCCTGCGCGACAAGCGCACCGACTCGGCCACCTTCCGGCGGCTCGCCGACGAGCTGGTGACGCTGCTCGCCTACGAGGCCACCCGGGACGTGCGCACGGAGCAGGCCGACATCGAGACGCCGGTCGCCCCGACCACGGGCGTGAAGCTCTCGTCCCCCCGCCCGCTGATCGTCCCGATCCTGCGGGCCGGCCTCGGCATGCTGGACGGCATGGTGCGGCTGCTGCCGACCGCCGAGGTGGGCTTCATGGGCATGGTCCGCAACGAGGAGACCCTGGAGGCCTCCACGTACGCGACGCGCATGCCGGAGGACCTCTCGGGCCGCCAGGTCTACGTCGTCGACCCGATGCTCGCCACCGGCGGCACGCTGGTCGCGGCGATCCAGGAGCTGATCAAGCGCGGCGCCGACGACGTCACGGCCGTGGTGCTGCTGGCCGCGCCCGAGGGCGTCGAGATCATGGAGCGCGAGCTGGCGGGCACGCCGGTGACCGTGGTGACGGCCGCGGTGGACGAGCGGCTCAACGAGCACGGCTACATCGTGCCGGGCCTGGGTGACGCCGGCGACCGGATGTACGGCTCGGCGGAGTAG